In Panacibacter ginsenosidivorans, the following proteins share a genomic window:
- a CDS encoding YdeI/OmpD-associated family protein yields MVQFTTTIRKFSEQGEKTGWTHIIIPADIAQQLIPGNKKSFRVKGRLDDYSIAGIALMPMGAGDFVMPLNAVIRKGIHKKEGAMLNVKLEVDKKEIQPPQEFVECLKDEPAAHEHYFSLAKSHQLYFTRWINEAKTEQTKTKRIAQAVNALSKKFDFGMMVRAIKKDNDLLKGV; encoded by the coding sequence ATGGTTCAATTTACAACTACCATACGAAAGTTCAGCGAACAGGGAGAAAAAACAGGATGGACACATATTATCATTCCTGCTGATATTGCACAGCAACTAATACCCGGCAATAAGAAATCATTTCGTGTTAAAGGCAGGCTGGATGACTATTCGATTGCAGGCATTGCTTTAATGCCAATGGGCGCAGGGGATTTTGTAATGCCATTAAACGCAGTTATTCGCAAAGGCATTCATAAAAAAGAAGGTGCTATGCTTAATGTAAAACTGGAGGTTGATAAAAAAGAAATACAACCCCCACAAGAATTTGTTGAATGCCTAAAAGATGAACCTGCAGCACACGAACATTATTTTTCTTTAGCAAAATCACATCAACTATATTTTACCCGCTGGATTAACGAGGCTAAAACAGAGCAAACAAAAACAAAGCGTATTGCACAGGCTGTAAATGCCCTCTCAAAGAAATTCGATTTTGGTATGATGGTACGCGCAATTAAGAAAGACAATGATTTGCTAAAAGGAGTTTAG
- a CDS encoding DUF885 domain-containing protein — protein MKEIFIAACIFFCVSCTEAQSTKAFDDFRDSFVKGYTTLAIPELELSYADNLQHILPLNKIQQQLNFFEDAKNKLDIFETYWLTDSEKFDLDLMKFETTMNLQRLALEKRWCDEKPAVIPVNNLYSIPHGNEWYVYFLKRWLGADVNPDDIYFNGIAEIDRVKQHIEDIRIKKGLTTEQFYAHLNDSDFFINSPQQLQQSFEHVKNIVQQNLYLLFNVQQVRNVKIDRGSNNALAQTPGYYNDDTFYYNFFDKPYNKRQVDWLFIHEAVPGHHYQINIADHLSQSKVQQLFHYSGFAEGWAAYTETLGTELGVYETDYDELGHWEWDLVRSVRVIIDIGLNYYGWNDEKALATWKQYIPNQDDIAMREINRIKRWPAQVITYKYGSMLILKWKKELQDKQGNAFNIKDFHDRLLNHGSLPFFMVKQNVFKKSTGDVAGS, from the coding sequence ATGAAAGAAATATTTATAGCGGCATGTATATTTTTTTGTGTCAGTTGCACCGAAGCTCAGTCTACAAAAGCATTCGATGATTTTCGCGACAGCTTTGTAAAAGGATACACAACCCTTGCTATTCCTGAACTCGAATTAAGTTATGCAGATAACCTGCAGCATATACTGCCACTCAACAAAATTCAACAGCAACTAAATTTCTTTGAAGATGCAAAAAATAAACTGGACATTTTTGAAACATACTGGTTAACTGATTCAGAAAAATTTGATCTTGACCTGATGAAATTCGAGACAACAATGAACCTGCAAAGACTGGCCCTCGAAAAAAGATGGTGCGATGAAAAGCCTGCTGTCATACCTGTAAATAATTTATACAGCATCCCCCATGGCAATGAATGGTATGTTTATTTTCTGAAAAGATGGCTCGGTGCTGATGTAAACCCCGATGATATTTATTTTAATGGTATTGCAGAAATAGATCGGGTAAAACAACATATAGAAGACATAAGAATAAAAAAAGGTTTAACAACCGAACAATTCTATGCACATCTTAATGACAGTGATTTTTTTATAAACAGTCCGCAGCAATTGCAACAATCATTTGAGCATGTAAAGAATATTGTTCAGCAAAATCTTTATCTGCTGTTCAATGTGCAGCAGGTACGCAATGTAAAAATTGATCGTGGCAGCAACAATGCACTGGCACAAACACCGGGTTATTACAACGACGATACATTTTATTATAATTTTTTTGACAAGCCTTATAACAAACGCCAGGTTGATTGGCTCTTTATACATGAAGCCGTTCCCGGCCATCACTATCAAATAAATATTGCAGATCATTTATCTCAATCCAAAGTGCAGCAATTATTTCACTACTCAGGTTTTGCGGAAGGCTGGGCTGCTTACACAGAAACACTTGGCACAGAGCTGGGCGTTTATGAAACTGATTATGATGAACTGGGTCATTGGGAATGGGATCTTGTGCGCTCCGTTCGTGTCATTATAGATATTGGTTTGAATTATTATGGATGGAATGATGAGAAAGCATTGGCAACATGGAAACAATATATACCCAACCAGGATGATATCGCAATGCGTGAGATCAATCGAATAAAACGCTGGCCTGCACAGGTTATTACCTACAAATATGGCTCTATGCTGATACTAAAATGGAAGAAAGAGTTACAGGACAAACAAGGAAATGCTTTTAACATTAAAGACTTTCATGACAGGCTGCTGAATCATGGCTCTCTGCCGTTTTTTATGGTAAAACAAAATGTATTTAAAAAAAGTACAGGTGATGTTGCAGGCAGTTGA
- a CDS encoding RNA recognition motif domain-containing protein, whose product MNIYVSNLSFHTTDEDLKTMFSKFGEVTSVKIIFDKVTNRSRGFGFIEMSKEEEGQEAIKMLNNKDIQGRLLSVSVAKVRDNSSYGSKSRW is encoded by the coding sequence ATGAACATTTATGTTTCTAATCTCAGTTTTCATACTACAGATGAAGACCTGAAGACAATGTTTTCAAAGTTTGGTGAAGTAACTTCTGTAAAAATAATTTTTGACAAAGTTACCAATCGTTCCCGTGGTTTTGGCTTTATTGAAATGTCTAAAGAAGAAGAAGGCCAGGAAGCAATAAAAATGCTTAATAATAAAGACATACAGGGAAGGCTGTTATCTGTATCCGTGGCAAAGGTTAGAGACAACAGCAGCTACGGCAGCAAAAGCAGGTGGTAA
- a CDS encoding short-chain dehydrogenase, translating into MNNDMITKFCETQKVATGNCVRIDFKKRNPMFGFLVQAGDYEDLKSKNFWRIVIHSNMQNWQKNGDMDMAKIYNGSEFTKLSVIGLKELLSIA; encoded by the coding sequence ATGAATAATGATATGATCACAAAATTCTGCGAAACCCAAAAAGTAGCAACCGGTAACTGCGTAAGAATTGATTTTAAAAAAAGAAACCCCATGTTTGGTTTTTTAGTACAGGCAGGGGATTATGAAGATCTGAAATCTAAAAACTTCTGGCGCATTGTTATACACAGCAACATGCAGAATTGGCAAAAAAATGGTGATATGGACATGGCTAAGATCTACAACGGTTCAGAGTTTACAAAACTCTCTGTTATTGGTTTAAAGGAACTGTTATCAATTGCGTGA
- a CDS encoding fatty acid desaturase, with translation MIAIVLFFLCHWFLSLFFHSFFLHRYASHKMYTTSKTWEKIFYFLTWIVLGSSYLVPRAYGVLHRMHHEYSDTEKDPHSPHFFKDIWRMMIHTARVFSNFVKGKNVPEEKFTKAYLPKWDSLDKIGNSTITRLFFMAGYTTFYIYFAPSYWYFLLLPIHFLMGPIQGAIVNWCGHKYGYQNYQNGDHSRNSTPWGVILMGELFQNNHHHAKDNANFARKWFEFDMTYLLMRALNRMRIIQLIPLPVNDHSKENHT, from the coding sequence ATGATAGCTATTGTTTTGTTCTTTTTATGTCATTGGTTTCTTTCTTTGTTTTTTCATTCATTCTTTTTACACAGGTACGCTTCTCATAAGATGTATACAACAAGTAAGACCTGGGAAAAAATATTTTATTTCTTAACCTGGATTGTGCTTGGATCTTCTTATTTAGTTCCAAGGGCATATGGTGTTTTACACAGGATGCATCATGAATACAGCGATACAGAAAAAGATCCACACTCACCTCATTTCTTTAAGGATATATGGCGTATGATGATTCATACGGCAAGAGTGTTCAGCAATTTTGTTAAAGGTAAAAATGTTCCTGAAGAGAAGTTCACCAAAGCATATTTACCAAAGTGGGATAGCCTGGATAAGATAGGTAATAGCACTATTACAAGGTTGTTTTTCATGGCTGGTTATACCACCTTTTATATTTATTTCGCTCCCAGTTATTGGTACTTCTTATTATTGCCCATTCATTTCTTAATGGGCCCTATACAAGGAGCTATTGTTAATTGGTGTGGCCATAAATATGGGTATCAAAACTATCAAAATGGCGATCATTCCAGAAACTCGACTCCCTGGGGTGTGATTTTAATGGGCGAATTGTTTCAAAATAATCATCATCACGCAAAAGATAATGCCAATTTTGCACGTAAGTGGTTTGAATTTGATATGACTTACCTTCTTATGCGTGCATTGAACAGGATGCGTATTATTCAACTCATCCCATTACCTGTAAATGACCATAGCAAAGAAAACCACACGTAA
- a CDS encoding HesB/IscA family protein, translating to MITVSDNAKAYINRLLTEQNKDASYFVRVGVKAGGCSGLEYELDFDNQTKNGDEVFEDKGIKVVVDMKSLLYLYGTELDYTGGLNGKGLVFNNPNASRTCGCGESFAV from the coding sequence ATGATCACAGTTTCTGATAATGCAAAAGCATATATTAACCGGTTATTAACGGAGCAAAATAAAGATGCATCCTATTTTGTACGTGTAGGTGTAAAGGCAGGCGGATGTTCAGGCCTGGAGTATGAGTTGGATTTTGATAATCAAACCAAAAACGGAGATGAGGTTTTTGAAGACAAGGGCATCAAAGTAGTGGTAGATATGAAAAGCTTGCTGTATCTCTACGGTACGGAACTCGATTATACGGGGGGGTTAAATGGCAAGGGTTTGGTTTTCAACAACCCAAATGCATCACGTACATGTGGTTGCGGAGAAAGTTTTGCAGTGTAA
- the sufB gene encoding Fe-S cluster assembly protein SufB encodes MSNNNDILERLTSEPYEYGFVTDIEMDIAPKGLNEETVRFISAKKNEPEWLLEWRLKGLKHFQECEMPHWQNFEMPAIDFQNISYYAAPVKKTKYNSLDEVDPELIATFEKLGIPINEQKALAGVAVDVVFDSVSVATTFREKLQEMGVIFCSFSEAVQKHPDLVKKYLGTVVPYTDNIFSALNAAVVSDGSFAYIPKGVRCPMELSTYFRINAQNTGQFERTLIIADEGSYVSYLEGCTAPMRDENQLHAAVVELIALDNAEIKYSTVQNWYPGDKDGKGGIYNFVTKRGICKGVNSKISWTQVETGSAITWKYPSCILRGDNSVGEFYSVALTKNKQIADTGTKMYHIGKNTRSRIISKGISAGNGQNSYRGLVQVGSGATNARNFTQCDSLLIGDRCGAHTFPYIESKNSSSIVEHEATTSKIGEDQIFYLNQRGIDTEKAVALIVNGYAKEVLNQLPMEFAVEAQKLLAISLEGSVG; translated from the coding sequence ATGAGCAATAATAATGACATTTTAGAGCGGCTTACCAGCGAACCTTACGAATATGGGTTCGTAACGGATATTGAGATGGATATCGCTCCCAAAGGATTAAATGAAGAAACGGTACGGTTTATTTCTGCAAAAAAAAATGAGCCGGAATGGTTGTTGGAATGGCGCCTGAAAGGTTTAAAGCATTTTCAGGAATGTGAAATGCCGCACTGGCAGAATTTTGAAATGCCGGCCATTGATTTTCAGAATATTTCTTATTATGCAGCCCCGGTTAAGAAAACAAAATACAATAGCCTTGATGAGGTTGATCCTGAACTGATCGCAACATTTGAAAAACTCGGCATCCCCATTAATGAGCAAAAAGCCCTGGCAGGTGTGGCTGTTGATGTGGTATTTGACAGCGTTTCTGTAGCAACAACTTTCAGGGAGAAGTTACAGGAGATGGGCGTAATCTTCTGCTCATTCAGCGAAGCTGTTCAAAAACATCCCGATCTTGTAAAAAAATATTTAGGGACGGTTGTTCCATATACCGATAATATTTTCTCTGCGCTTAACGCAGCGGTAGTATCAGATGGTTCATTTGCTTACATTCCCAAAGGCGTTCGTTGCCCGATGGAGCTTTCCACTTACTTCCGTATCAATGCACAGAATACCGGTCAGTTTGAACGTACATTGATCATTGCCGATGAAGGAAGTTATGTTAGCTATCTCGAAGGTTGCACTGCACCGATGCGTGATGAAAATCAATTACATGCAGCAGTTGTTGAATTAATTGCATTAGATAATGCCGAGATAAAATATTCAACAGTGCAAAACTGGTATCCGGGCGACAAAGATGGTAAAGGTGGCATCTACAATTTTGTTACAAAACGTGGCATCTGCAAAGGTGTAAACTCAAAAATTTCGTGGACACAGGTAGAAACAGGTTCCGCTATTACCTGGAAATATCCAAGCTGTATTTTACGCGGTGATAATTCTGTTGGCGAATTTTACTCAGTGGCGCTGACAAAAAATAAGCAGATAGCAGATACTGGAACAAAAATGTACCATATTGGCAAGAACACTCGTAGCAGGATTATTTCTAAAGGTATTTCTGCAGGCAATGGCCAAAATAGTTACAGAGGTTTGGTGCAGGTGGGCAGCGGTGCAACAAATGCACGAAACTTTACGCAATGCGATTCTTTATTGATCGGTGATCGCTGCGGTGCGCATACATTTCCATACATCGAATCGAAAAACAGTTCGTCAATTGTTGAACATGAAGCTACCACTTCAAAGATTGGTGAAGACCAGATATTCTATCTTAACCAGCGTGGTATTGATACGGAGAAAGCAGTTGCATTGATCGTGAACGGCTATGCAAAAGAAGTACTGAATCAATTACCGATGGAGTTTGCTGTGGAAGCGCAAAAACTATTGGCAATATCGCTTGAAGGAAGTGTGGGTTAA
- the sufC gene encoding Fe-S cluster assembly ATPase SufC — protein sequence MLSIKNLRASVEGKEILKGLNLEIKAGEVHAIMGPNGSGKSTLASVLAGNENYEVTGGEAWFEGKNLLELSPEDRAREGVFLAFQYPVEIPGVSNINFLRTAMSEIRTYRGLPPLEAKEFLKTVKEKQKLVEFDAALANRSLNEGFSGGEKKRNEIFQLAMLEPKLAILDETDSGLDIDALRIVSKGVNKLRSDKNAFLIITHYQRLLEYIVPDYVHVLYNGQIVKTGGKELALELEEKGYDWLKETSKETELA from the coding sequence ATGTTAAGTATTAAAAATCTAAGGGCATCTGTAGAAGGCAAAGAAATTTTAAAAGGTTTAAACCTGGAAATAAAAGCAGGCGAAGTGCATGCCATAATGGGGCCTAATGGTTCTGGTAAAAGTACATTGGCTTCTGTTTTGGCAGGCAATGAAAATTATGAAGTAACAGGCGGTGAAGCCTGGTTTGAGGGAAAAAATCTTTTAGAACTTTCTCCTGAAGATCGTGCAAGGGAAGGTGTGTTTTTAGCATTTCAATACCCCGTAGAAATTCCCGGTGTTTCAAATATTAATTTCCTTAGAACGGCAATGAGCGAGATAAGAACGTACCGGGGTCTGCCTCCTTTGGAAGCAAAGGAGTTTTTGAAGACTGTAAAAGAGAAACAAAAACTTGTTGAGTTTGACGCTGCACTTGCCAACCGTTCTTTAAATGAAGGGTTTTCAGGCGGTGAGAAAAAAAGAAATGAGATATTTCAACTGGCTATGCTTGAACCCAAGCTTGCTATTCTTGATGAAACAGATTCAGGCCTGGATATTGATGCTTTAAGGATCGTTTCTAAAGGTGTAAATAAACTGCGTTCAGATAAAAATGCATTCCTGATCATTACGCATTACCAGCGTTTACTGGAATATATTGTTCCGGATTATGTGCATGTTTTATACAATGGTCAGATTGTAAAAACAGGTGGCAAAGAATTAGCATTGGAACTGGAGGAAAAAGGTTACGACTGGTTGAAAGAAACATCCAAAGAAACTGAATTGGCATAG
- the sufD gene encoding Fe-S cluster assembly protein SufD gives MIKQITTSLYDQFIADFELRSILSASSESASLQGLRHTGFAYFKQLGFPNTKVEDWKYVNLTPFLKDEFITEPEDDVLAIDEKAIIKANIPMLDCYKVVLVNGQYHPELSDTIPTEGIYISALAAAMNRPAFQAHFGKHIAMEKNHFTALNTALFSNGLFIEVKNKTVADKPIHIIHLISADNNLFLQPRHLFVIGLQAEISIVESFVSANKKGNVFVNNVSEIVVDKQAQVQHYYIQTGNEQTKYVHHTEVVQQASSLYNNYKASFPGTSLLRNNLNIVLNGENIESHLYGIYLAGGQQLVDNHTIVDHQKPHCLSNELYKGVMKDEATAVFNGKIFVREDAQKTNAFQKNNNLMLSKKAVVDSKPQLEIYADDVKCSHGSTIGQFNEDALFYLKARGIGDEKAKALLIHAFAYDVTEKIPLPAVQAHINHLIEEGLK, from the coding sequence ATGATCAAACAAATCACTACTTCTTTATACGATCAGTTTATCGCTGATTTTGAATTACGTTCTATTTTATCCGCTTCTTCTGAATCTGCATCCTTGCAGGGCTTAAGGCATACAGGTTTTGCGTATTTTAAACAGCTTGGTTTTCCCAACACAAAAGTAGAGGACTGGAAATACGTTAACCTCACTCCTTTTTTGAAAGATGAATTCATAACAGAACCTGAAGATGATGTACTGGCAATTGATGAAAAAGCTATTATTAAGGCAAACATTCCAATGCTGGATTGTTACAAGGTCGTATTGGTAAACGGACAATATCACCCGGAACTTTCTGACACTATTCCTACAGAAGGCATTTATATTTCTGCCCTTGCCGCTGCAATGAACAGGCCTGCTTTCCAGGCGCATTTTGGAAAGCATATTGCAATGGAAAAAAATCATTTTACCGCGTTAAACACGGCTTTGTTTAGTAATGGCTTATTCATTGAGGTAAAGAATAAAACAGTTGCAGACAAACCAATACACATTATTCATTTGATATCTGCCGATAATAATTTATTTCTACAGCCGAGACATTTATTTGTGATAGGCTTACAGGCCGAAATAAGTATTGTGGAAAGTTTTGTAAGTGCCAATAAAAAAGGAAATGTTTTTGTAAATAATGTATCAGAGATCGTTGTTGATAAACAAGCCCAGGTACAACATTATTATATTCAAACAGGCAATGAGCAAACAAAATATGTACATCATACAGAAGTTGTTCAGCAGGCATCCAGTTTATATAATAATTACAAAGCATCCTTTCCCGGAACAAGTTTGCTGCGCAACAATTTAAACATTGTACTGAACGGTGAAAACATAGAAAGCCATCTGTATGGTATATATCTTGCAGGCGGCCAGCAATTAGTAGATAATCATACCATCGTCGATCATCAAAAGCCACATTGCTTAAGCAATGAATTATACAAAGGCGTAATGAAAGATGAAGCCACCGCGGTTTTTAACGGTAAGATATTTGTAAGAGAAGATGCGCAAAAGACAAATGCCTTTCAGAAGAACAATAATTTAATGCTCAGCAAAAAAGCAGTGGTCGATTCAAAACCACAGCTGGAAATTTATGCTGACGATGTTAAATGCAGTCATGGTTCTACAATCGGTCAGTTCAATGAAGATGCATTGTTTTATTTAAAAGCAAGAGGTATTGGTGATGAGAAAGCAAAAGCTCTATTGATACATGCATTTGCCTATGATGTAACCGAAAAAATTCCTTTGCCTGCCGTTCAGGCGCATATCAATCATTTGATAGAAGAAGGATTAAAATAG
- a CDS encoding aminotransferase class V-fold PLP-dependent enzyme, with amino-acid sequence MKEATTLVQEALDIQRIRKDFPILSSTVNGKPLVYFDNAATSQKPWSVIKAIEHYYTDLNSNVHRGVHTLSQKATDAFEASRKKIADFINAAHDYEVIYTRGTTESINLVAHSFGKQFVKEGDIIIISSLEHHSNIVPWQILCEEKNATLKVIPINEKGELIMEAFKEMLSEKVKLVSVNYVSNSLGTVNPVREIIEAAHQYNIPVMLDAAQAVQHIPLDVQELDVDFLAFSGHKMYGPTGIGILYGKEKWLNAMPPYQGGGEMIKTVTFEKTTYNDLPFKFEAGTPNIEASICLGTAVDYINEIGLENIQQYEHELVEYATEKLSAIDGIKFIGTADNKASVVSFNIANIHPYDVGVILDKLGIAVRTGHHCTQPLMDIFCIPGTVRASFAFYNTKEEIDVLVEGVKRAVKMLS; translated from the coding sequence ATGAAAGAAGCAACAACATTAGTGCAAGAAGCATTGGATATACAAAGAATAAGAAAAGATTTTCCTATTTTATCTTCAACTGTAAATGGCAAACCACTTGTATATTTTGATAACGCAGCCACCTCCCAAAAGCCATGGAGCGTTATAAAAGCCATTGAACATTATTACACAGATCTCAATAGCAACGTACACCGTGGTGTACACACATTAAGCCAAAAAGCAACTGATGCATTTGAAGCGTCGAGAAAGAAGATCGCTGATTTTATCAATGCTGCTCATGATTACGAAGTAATTTATACAAGAGGCACTACTGAAAGCATTAACCTTGTTGCACATAGTTTTGGAAAGCAGTTTGTAAAAGAAGGTGATATAATTATTATCTCTTCTCTCGAACATCATTCCAATATTGTTCCCTGGCAAATTCTTTGCGAAGAAAAGAATGCCACATTAAAAGTAATCCCAATCAATGAAAAGGGAGAACTAATAATGGAAGCATTCAAAGAAATGCTAAGTGAAAAAGTAAAGCTTGTTTCTGTTAACTATGTTTCTAATTCGTTGGGCACTGTAAATCCTGTAAGAGAAATTATAGAAGCAGCGCATCAATATAATATTCCCGTTATGTTAGATGCAGCGCAGGCTGTGCAACATATTCCGCTTGATGTGCAGGAACTGGATGTTGACTTCCTTGCATTCTCTGGTCATAAAATGTATGGACCAACAGGCATTGGTATTTTATATGGCAAAGAAAAATGGTTGAATGCAATGCCGCCTTACCAGGGAGGTGGTGAGATGATCAAGACTGTAACGTTTGAGAAAACAACCTACAACGATCTTCCTTTTAAATTCGAAGCAGGCACTCCAAATATTGAAGCATCTATTTGTTTAGGCACTGCAGTTGATTATATAAATGAAATTGGTCTTGAAAATATTCAACAGTACGAACATGAACTGGTTGAATATGCAACTGAAAAATTATCAGCCATTGATGGTATAAAATTTATTGGCACAGCCGATAATAAAGCAAGCGTTGTTTCATTCAATATTGCAAATATTCATCCTTATGATGTGGGCGTGATACTTGATAAGCTTGGCATCGCTGTTCGCACAGGGCATCATTGCACGCAACCTTTAATGGATATATTTTGTATTCCCGGCACAGTAAGAGCTTCCTTTGCTTTTTATAATACAAAAGAAGAAATTGATGTGTTGGTTGAGGGCGTTAAAAGAGCAGTAAAGATGTTGAGTTAA